One window of the Shewanella cyperi genome contains the following:
- the hflD gene encoding high frequency lysogenization protein HflD: MAFAGILQALAQVQYLARHGDGDKDAMAASLNTILVTNPDQPDDVYQDKQQLHSGYKWIINQLGDGSDKDVEITRYLVGLLALERKLSRNRQALGMLAERINQIHRQLNHFAITDEQVIANLASIYSDIISNLGPKLQITGNPLVLQRPQVQQKIRALLLAAMRSAVLWRQLGGKRRHLVFARKAIVDVARKNLNF; encoded by the coding sequence ATGGCCTTTGCCGGCATATTGCAGGCACTGGCCCAGGTACAATACCTGGCCCGCCATGGTGACGGCGACAAAGACGCCATGGCCGCCAGTCTGAACACCATCCTGGTGACCAATCCGGATCAGCCGGACGATGTGTATCAGGATAAGCAGCAGCTGCACAGCGGCTATAAGTGGATTATCAATCAGCTCGGTGACGGCAGCGACAAAGACGTGGAAATTACCCGCTACCTGGTGGGCTTGCTGGCCCTGGAGCGCAAGCTGAGCCGCAATCGTCAGGCCCTGGGCATGCTTGCGGAGCGCATCAATCAAATTCATCGCCAGCTCAATCACTTTGCCATTACCGATGAGCAGGTCATCGCCAATCTGGCCAGTATTTACAGCGACATCATCAGCAATCTTGGGCCCAAACTGCAGATCACAGGCAACCCCTTGGTATTGCAACGGCCCCAGGTGCAGCAGAAAATCCGCGCCCTGTTATTGGCTGCCATGCGCAGCGCCGTGTTGTGGCGCCAGCTCGGCGGCAAACGCCGTCATCTGGTGTTTGCCCGTAAGGCAATAGTGGATGTCGCCAGAAAAAATCTAAATTTTTAA
- the purB gene encoding adenylosuccinate lyase translates to MDLSALTAISPVDGRYGSKTVELRGIFSEYGLTKYRVQVEINWLKLLSSCPEIEEVPPFSEDALALLDGIKDKFNEADALRVKTIESTTNHDVKAVEYFIKEKIAGNAELVAIDEFVHFACTSEDINNLSHGLMLKEAREQVIVPYCQKLIDAIKALAKANKSVPMMSRTHGQPASPTTLGKEMANVVVRLERQLKQIQAVEIMGKINGAVGNYNAHLSAYPEVDWHALSQRFVTSLGLNWNPYTTQIEPHDYIAELFDALARFNTIIIDFDRDIWGYIALGHFKQKTVAGEIGSSTMPHKVNPIDFENSEGNLGIANALMQHLASKLPVSRWQRDLTDSTVLRTLGVGIAHSIIAFQATLKGISKLEVNEASLAKELDNNWEVLAEPVQTVMRRYGIEKPYEKLKELTRGKRIDAAQLAQFIDNLELPQAVKAELKLLTPANYIGRAEAFVDDLK, encoded by the coding sequence ATGGATCTTTCCGCACTGACTGCTATCTCTCCGGTAGACGGCCGTTATGGCAGCAAAACTGTCGAACTCCGTGGGATTTTCAGCGAGTACGGTCTTACCAAGTATCGTGTTCAGGTCGAAATCAACTGGCTCAAGCTGCTTTCCAGCTGTCCAGAAATTGAAGAAGTCCCGCCCTTCAGCGAGGACGCCCTGGCGCTGCTCGATGGCATCAAGGACAAGTTCAACGAAGCCGATGCCCTGCGGGTGAAAACCATTGAAAGCACCACCAACCACGATGTGAAGGCGGTCGAGTACTTCATCAAGGAAAAGATTGCCGGCAATGCCGAGCTGGTCGCCATTGATGAATTCGTACACTTTGCCTGTACCTCCGAAGACATCAACAACCTGTCCCACGGTCTGATGCTCAAGGAAGCCCGTGAGCAGGTTATAGTGCCTTATTGCCAAAAGCTGATTGATGCCATCAAGGCGCTGGCCAAGGCCAACAAGAGCGTGCCCATGATGTCACGTACCCATGGTCAGCCAGCCTCCCCTACCACGCTCGGTAAAGAGATGGCCAACGTGGTGGTGCGCCTTGAGCGCCAGCTCAAGCAGATCCAGGCCGTGGAAATCATGGGCAAGATCAACGGTGCCGTGGGTAACTACAACGCTCACCTGTCGGCCTATCCCGAAGTGGATTGGCACGCGCTGTCACAGCGCTTTGTCACCAGCCTGGGCCTGAATTGGAACCCCTACACCACCCAGATCGAACCCCACGATTACATTGCCGAGCTGTTTGATGCCCTGGCCCGCTTCAACACCATCATCATCGACTTCGATCGTGATATCTGGGGCTACATAGCACTGGGTCACTTCAAGCAAAAGACAGTGGCCGGTGAAATAGGTTCGTCCACCATGCCGCACAAGGTTAACCCCATCGACTTCGAAAACTCCGAAGGCAACCTGGGGATTGCCAACGCTCTGATGCAGCATCTGGCGTCCAAACTGCCGGTTTCCCGCTGGCAGCGCGACCTGACCGACTCCACAGTACTGCGCACCCTGGGTGTGGGTATTGCCCACAGCATCATCGCCTTCCAGGCAACCCTTAAGGGGATCAGCAAGCTGGAAGTCAACGAAGCCAGCCTGGCCAAGGAACTGGATAACAACTGGGAAGTGCTGGCCGAGCCGGTACAGACGGTGATGCGTCGCTATGGTATCGAAAAGCCCTACGAGAAGCTCAAGGAGTTGACCCGTGGTAAGCGCATCGATGCAGCCCAATTGGCCCAGTTCATCGATAACCTGGAACTGCCACAAGCGGTCAAGGCAGAGTTGAAACTGCTGACCCCGGCCAACTATATCGGCCGCGCCGAAGCCTTCGTAGACGACCTCAAGTAA
- a CDS encoding cupin domain-containing protein produces the protein MYQLNIDKAEFLRDVWQQQPKVFPRAFVDFVDPIAADELAGLACEEEVSSRIVVTKGNDWEVISGPFEDYDAYGESHWQLLVQAVNHWYPDAQPLVEAFRFLPDWRFDDLMVSFATPQGGVGPHIDNYDVFIIQGEGRRRWTVGPKGQYARRGNNPESPLIEDFEPIIDVVLEAGDVLYIPPGFPHQGETLSLALSYSMGFRAPSQQELVSELADFLIDTNQGQQRFISSSEAGSQGLVSCSEQTGIMALLAELANTPSQYIPVLGKLLSQNRFELDICENESAMDLTELTDALDDGANLVRIGGLKVLRMEADPEARLFIAGESLPITEASPDELSLVANATCLDAGAVAPLLAKPCWQNFWLTMLEKGYWYLGE, from the coding sequence ATGTATCAGTTGAATATAGATAAAGCCGAATTCCTGCGGGATGTCTGGCAACAGCAACCCAAGGTTTTCCCCCGCGCCTTTGTGGACTTCGTCGACCCCATCGCCGCCGATGAACTGGCGGGTCTGGCCTGCGAAGAGGAAGTTTCTTCACGCATAGTGGTCACCAAGGGCAATGACTGGGAAGTGATATCCGGCCCCTTTGAAGACTACGACGCCTACGGTGAGAGCCACTGGCAACTGCTGGTACAGGCGGTAAATCACTGGTACCCCGACGCCCAGCCGCTGGTGGAAGCCTTTCGCTTTCTGCCCGACTGGCGTTTTGATGATCTGATGGTGTCCTTTGCCACGCCCCAGGGCGGCGTAGGTCCCCATATAGACAACTACGATGTGTTCATTATCCAGGGTGAAGGCCGCCGTCGCTGGACCGTGGGTCCCAAAGGCCAGTACGCGCGCCGTGGCAATAATCCCGAATCACCGCTGATTGAAGACTTTGAACCCATCATTGACGTGGTGCTGGAGGCCGGGGATGTGCTCTATATTCCTCCGGGATTCCCTCATCAGGGCGAAACCCTGAGTCTGGCCCTGTCCTATTCCATGGGATTTCGGGCACCGAGTCAGCAGGAGCTGGTAAGTGAATTGGCAGATTTCCTTATCGATACCAATCAGGGGCAGCAGCGTTTTATCAGCAGCAGTGAAGCCGGCAGCCAAGGCCTGGTATCCTGCAGCGAACAGACTGGGATCATGGCCCTGTTGGCCGAGCTGGCAAATACGCCGTCCCAGTACATACCTGTGCTTGGCAAGTTGCTCAGTCAAAACCGCTTTGAACTCGATATCTGCGAAAACGAATCGGCGATGGATCTGACCGAGCTGACCGACGCGCTCGACGATGGCGCCAATCTGGTGCGCATTGGCGGCTTGAAAGTGTTGCGAATGGAAGCGGATCCCGAGGCCCGTCTGTTTATTGCCGGTGAAAGCTTGCCAATAACCGAGGCCAGCCCTGACGAGTTATCTCTGGTTGCCAATGCCACTTGCCTGGATGCCGGCGCTGTGGCCCCCCTGCTGGCCAAGCCCTGCTGGCAAAACTTCTGGTTGACCATGCTGGAAAAAGGCTACTGGTACCTGGGTGAATAA
- a CDS encoding DUF4826 family protein produces the protein MTEQAVEPQVNNTQMDAEAMRQEWVRAHFQKANRFLAEKGILPGKVLVDECRYLPPYVAVWKMEAQKPAKQTFWVMSGDLPTDYVDVKVAGTAREAMRHFSMMWQLKAENLIKSGAVKDPTQAKFANLLISRAQSLYQMQADEKLWG, from the coding sequence ATGACTGAACAAGCTGTAGAGCCACAAGTCAATAACACTCAGATGGATGCTGAAGCCATGCGTCAGGAGTGGGTCCGGGCTCATTTTCAAAAGGCCAACCGTTTCCTGGCCGAGAAGGGCATATTGCCCGGCAAGGTGCTGGTGGATGAATGCCGTTACCTGCCTCCCTACGTTGCAGTGTGGAAGATGGAAGCCCAAAAGCCTGCCAAACAGACCTTCTGGGTCATGTCGGGCGATCTGCCCACCGATTATGTGGATGTCAAAGTCGCGGGCACCGCGCGCGAGGCCATGCGTCATTTCTCCATGATGTGGCAGCTGAAGGCTGAAAATCTCATTAAGTCAGGTGCGGTTAAAGACCCCACCCAGGCCAAGTTTGCCAATCTGTTGATCTCCCGAGCCCAAAGCCTGTATCAGATGCAGGCCGACGAGAAACTCTGGGGCTAA
- a CDS encoding Glu/Leu/Phe/Val dehydrogenase dimerization domain-containing protein: protein MAVFNHVSYDEHEQVVFCHDKESGLKAIIAIHNTNLGPAVGGCRMWNYHSDDEALTDVLRLSRGMTYKNALAGLEMGGGKSVIIADPKTQDREKLFRAFGRFINTLGGKYYSAEDVGTTTADIMIAHQETPYMAGLEGKSGDPSPFTALGTYLGIKAAVKHQRGLDSLKGLKIAVQGVGHVGYYLCKHLHEEGAELVVTDIHQASLDRVASEFGATVVAPQDIYVQDVDVYAPCALGATLNDATLPLLKASIVAGCANNQLAEPRHGKQLKEMGILYAPDYVINAGGIINVSFEKDYDAAKSTAKVEQIYNTLLTIFAKADEQNRTTGEVADEMAKAIIDGAKA from the coding sequence GTGGCTGTATTCAATCATGTATCTTATGACGAACATGAACAGGTTGTTTTCTGTCATGACAAAGAAAGTGGCTTAAAGGCCATTATCGCCATCCACAACACCAACCTCGGTCCAGCCGTCGGTGGCTGCCGTATGTGGAATTACCACTCGGATGATGAAGCACTGACCGACGTTCTGCGCCTGTCCCGTGGCATGACCTACAAAAACGCCCTGGCCGGTCTGGAAATGGGTGGTGGAAAGTCAGTGATCATTGCCGATCCCAAGACCCAGGACAGGGAAAAACTGTTCCGCGCCTTCGGCCGTTTCATCAATACCCTGGGTGGCAAATACTACTCAGCCGAAGATGTGGGCACCACCACAGCCGACATCATGATTGCCCATCAGGAAACGCCTTACATGGCCGGTCTTGAAGGCAAGAGTGGCGATCCTTCTCCATTCACCGCTCTGGGCACTTATCTGGGTATCAAGGCTGCCGTTAAGCATCAGCGTGGTCTGGACAGCCTCAAGGGCCTGAAAATTGCCGTACAGGGTGTTGGCCATGTGGGCTACTACCTGTGCAAGCACCTGCATGAAGAAGGTGCCGAACTGGTGGTGACCGATATCCATCAGGCTTCTTTGGATCGCGTTGCCAGCGAATTTGGCGCCACGGTCGTTGCCCCTCAGGATATCTATGTTCAGGACGTTGACGTTTATGCACCTTGCGCCTTGGGTGCCACTCTGAACGATGCCACCCTGCCGTTGCTGAAAGCTTCCATAGTCGCCGGTTGTGCCAACAACCAGCTGGCAGAGCCACGTCATGGCAAACAACTGAAAGAGATGGGCATACTCTATGCGCCTGACTATGTGATTAACGCCGGCGGCATCATCAACGTCTCTTTCGAAAAAGATTACGATGCGGCCAAGTCCACCGCCAAGGTTGAGCAGATCTACAACACCCTGCTGACCATTTTTGCCAAGGCTGACGAGCAAAATCGCACCACGGGTGAAGTGGCCGATGAGATGGCCAAAGCCATCATTGACGGCGCCAAAGCCTGA
- a CDS encoding MarR family winged helix-turn-helix transcriptional regulator: MNRQESLGYLISHLNVAIANDLDARLKRYDLDIKLWPVLFALWQEEGITQTELSRRCDVANYTMTRLLDQLQVAGLITRHQEADNRRAFQIFLTDNAKALEQDLIREAERVNEAFLSILDTDEQQQLMALLCKINRF; encoded by the coding sequence TTGAATCGTCAGGAAAGCCTGGGCTATCTTATCTCGCATCTGAATGTAGCCATAGCCAATGATCTGGATGCACGCCTTAAGCGCTACGACTTGGATATAAAGTTGTGGCCTGTGTTGTTTGCACTTTGGCAGGAAGAGGGCATCACCCAGACCGAGCTTTCCCGGCGTTGTGACGTGGCCAATTACACCATGACCCGCTTGCTGGATCAGTTGCAGGTGGCCGGACTTATCACCCGACATCAGGAAGCGGATAATCGCCGCGCATTCCAAATCTTTTTGACCGATAACGCCAAGGCGCTGGAGCAGGACCTTATCCGGGAAGCCGAGCGGGTCAATGAAGCCTTTCTCTCTATTCTCGATACCGATGAGCAGCAGCAGCTGATGGCACTGCTGTGCAAGATAAACCGCTTTTAA
- a CDS encoding DUF1285 domain-containing protein produces MSDNELERLLGELHLGSDMDEAKALCQDEPLFHIDSEGMWHYRDAPLPEKFARLFATVLVKTPDGYELRTPAERLPVSVALYPVLVFDFCLLADGHYLLNSVVGEDYKVPETAIQMKDKGVEIHLENGVVAGMTRACFYRYADMILVD; encoded by the coding sequence ATGAGTGACAATGAATTGGAACGCCTGCTGGGAGAACTGCATCTGGGTTCGGACATGGATGAAGCAAAGGCGCTTTGTCAGGACGAGCCCTTGTTTCATATCGATTCCGAGGGTATGTGGCATTATCGCGATGCACCCTTGCCGGAGAAGTTCGCCCGGTTGTTCGCCACTGTGCTGGTGAAAACCCCCGACGGCTATGAGTTGCGAACACCGGCGGAAAGGCTCCCGGTCAGTGTTGCTCTGTATCCTGTGCTGGTGTTTGATTTTTGCCTGTTGGCTGATGGTCATTATTTGCTTAATTCGGTGGTGGGTGAGGATTATAAAGTGCCGGAGACAGCCATACAGATGAAGGATAAAGGGGTTGAAATTCATCTGGAAAACGGTGTGGTTGCCGGTATGACCCGGGCTTGCTTCTACCGTTATGCGGATATGATACTGGTCGATTAA
- the ydiJ gene encoding D-2-hydroxyglutarate dehydrogenase YdiJ translates to MLPQLSHQQTLEPVYLAFLDALSHCGFQGDIDKRYSARLVQATDNSVYQFLPQAVLYPRSTADVQKVMQLAAQEQFREVVFSPRGGGTGTNGQSLTHGLILDLSRYMNRVLEINAEEGWARVEAGLVKDAFNDALRPHGFFFSPDLSTSNRATVGGMINTDASGAGSLVYGKTSDHVLGLKSVLVDGTVLDTMPLSAEAIDSAGLHSKVAAVCRDKRELILKRFPRLNRFLTGYDLEHVWDDNLSKFDLSRILTGSEGTLAVITEAKLNLTPLPKRRAMVNIKYDSFESALRHAPALVQAKATVVETVDSKVLNLAREDIVWHSVKDLIQDVPGKIIEGLNMVEFAGGDHEVSAKVAALEAVLSAQIASNECGLMGFQTTHDKDSIEKIYAMRKKAVGLLGATKGSRKPIAFAEDTAVPPEQLADFIMEFRALLDSHKLQYGMFGHVDAGVLHVRPALDMCDPADEKLLRTVSDQVAALTLKYGGLMWGEHGKGVRGEYGPAVFGEELYGVLQDIKSWFDPDNRLNPGKLVAPRDKGPLCYDVDSTKRGSFDRQIPVKVRESFPDVMNCNGNGLCFNYSTASPMCPSFKVTGDRIMSPKGRSSLMREWLRLLEAEGVDVLELAKAKPLGLLQRAQNSLKAKDEYDYSHEVMESLQGCLACKACSSQCPVKVDVPKFRAQFFNIYYQRYLRPPKDYLVAGIEDSVQLLARAPRLANAVTHNGLSKWVIKKALGYVDSPKLSVPTLKERLDGHASRGYDLQALKAIPQEERSRYVLLVQDPFNSFYDAKVVYRMVQLVEQLGLKPVLLPFKPNGKPAHIKGFLDKFAAQAADSAAFLNELHQLAMPMVGIDPALVLVYRDEYREALGDRRGDFNVLLVNEWLVKVLPSLPSRTGCKHSYTWFSHCTEATARPGTAKEWQQIFAQLGAKLEAVNLGCCGMAGTYGHELDNQQGSRMLYGMSWEAQVAQRPQMQILVSGYSCRTQVQRFSGFKPRHPLEAVLELLQTQE, encoded by the coding sequence ATGTTACCCCAGCTTTCACATCAACAAACCCTGGAACCCGTCTATCTTGCGTTTCTCGATGCCTTGTCCCATTGCGGTTTTCAGGGCGACATAGACAAACGCTACAGTGCCCGTCTGGTGCAGGCCACTGACAATTCGGTATACCAATTTTTGCCCCAGGCAGTGTTGTATCCCAGGAGCACGGCCGATGTGCAAAAGGTGATGCAGCTGGCGGCACAGGAGCAATTCCGAGAAGTGGTATTCAGCCCCCGGGGCGGCGGTACTGGTACCAATGGCCAGTCCTTGACCCATGGGCTTATCCTGGATTTGTCCCGTTACATGAACCGGGTGCTGGAAATCAATGCCGAGGAAGGTTGGGCCCGGGTTGAGGCCGGTTTGGTGAAAGATGCCTTCAACGACGCCTTAAGACCCCACGGCTTCTTTTTCAGCCCGGATCTTTCCACCTCTAACCGCGCCACAGTGGGCGGCATGATCAATACCGACGCCTCCGGTGCCGGCTCCCTGGTGTATGGCAAGACTTCCGATCATGTGCTGGGTCTTAAAAGCGTGCTGGTGGACGGCACTGTGCTCGATACCATGCCCCTGTCTGCCGAGGCGATTGATTCAGCAGGCCTGCACTCCAAGGTGGCGGCGGTATGCCGTGACAAACGTGAGCTTATCCTGAAGCGTTTTCCGCGCCTTAACCGGTTTCTGACCGGTTACGATCTTGAGCATGTCTGGGACGATAACTTAAGCAAGTTTGACCTGAGCCGCATTCTTACCGGCTCAGAAGGCACCCTGGCGGTGATCACCGAGGCCAAACTCAACCTGACTCCGCTGCCAAAGCGCCGTGCCATGGTCAATATCAAGTACGACTCCTTCGAGTCGGCGCTGCGGCACGCCCCGGCTTTGGTGCAGGCCAAGGCAACCGTGGTGGAGACAGTGGATTCCAAGGTATTGAACCTGGCCCGCGAAGACATAGTCTGGCACTCGGTGAAAGATCTTATCCAGGATGTGCCGGGCAAGATTATCGAAGGCCTCAACATGGTGGAGTTCGCCGGTGGAGACCATGAGGTCAGCGCCAAGGTGGCGGCGTTGGAAGCTGTGCTCAGCGCTCAGATAGCATCTAACGAGTGTGGGCTGATGGGTTTTCAGACCACCCATGACAAGGACAGCATAGAGAAAATTTACGCCATGCGTAAAAAGGCCGTGGGCCTGCTGGGCGCCACCAAGGGCAGTCGCAAGCCCATCGCCTTTGCCGAAGACACTGCGGTACCGCCCGAGCAGCTGGCCGACTTCATCATGGAGTTTCGCGCCCTGCTCGACAGCCACAAGTTGCAGTACGGCATGTTTGGCCATGTGGATGCCGGTGTGCTGCATGTGCGCCCGGCGCTGGACATGTGCGATCCCGCCGATGAAAAGTTGCTCCGCACCGTGTCGGATCAAGTGGCCGCCCTGACCCTGAAGTACGGCGGCCTGATGTGGGGCGAGCATGGCAAGGGCGTGCGCGGTGAATATGGTCCGGCGGTGTTTGGTGAAGAACTTTACGGCGTGCTGCAGGACATCAAGAGCTGGTTTGATCCCGACAATCGCCTCAATCCAGGCAAGCTGGTGGCCCCAAGGGACAAGGGCCCACTCTGTTATGACGTTGACAGCACCAAGCGCGGCAGTTTTGACCGGCAAATCCCCGTCAAGGTACGGGAGTCCTTCCCCGATGTGATGAACTGTAACGGCAATGGCTTGTGCTTTAACTACAGCACGGCATCGCCCATGTGTCCGTCGTTCAAGGTGACCGGCGATCGCATCATGTCGCCCAAGGGCCGCTCATCCTTGATGCGCGAGTGGCTGAGGTTGCTGGAGGCCGAAGGGGTCGATGTGCTTGAACTGGCCAAAGCCAAGCCACTGGGCTTGCTGCAACGGGCCCAGAACAGCCTCAAGGCCAAGGACGAGTACGACTATTCCCACGAGGTGATGGAATCGCTCCAGGGCTGTCTTGCGTGCAAGGCCTGCTCCAGTCAGTGTCCGGTGAAGGTGGATGTGCCGAAATTCCGCGCCCAGTTCTTCAATATTTACTACCAACGTTACCTGAGGCCGCCAAAAGACTATCTGGTGGCCGGTATCGAGGATTCGGTGCAGTTGCTGGCCAGGGCACCAAGGCTTGCCAATGCCGTGACCCACAACGGCCTGAGCAAGTGGGTGATTAAAAAGGCCCTGGGTTATGTGGACTCCCCCAAGCTGTCGGTGCCGACGCTGAAAGAGCGCCTCGATGGCCATGCCAGCCGGGGTTATGATTTACAAGCGCTCAAGGCCATACCCCAAGAGGAGCGCAGTCGCTATGTGCTTCTGGTACAGGATCCTTTCAACAGCTTCTATGATGCCAAGGTCGTTTACCGCATGGTGCAGCTGGTGGAGCAGTTGGGACTGAAACCCGTGTTGCTGCCCTTCAAGCCTAATGGTAAACCGGCACACATCAAGGGCTTCCTCGATAAATTTGCCGCCCAGGCGGCGGACAGTGCAGCCTTCTTAAACGAGTTGCATCAATTGGCTATGCCCATGGTGGGGATAGATCCCGCCCTGGTACTGGTATACCGGGATGAATACCGTGAGGCCCTGGGTGACAGGCGCGGTGACTTTAATGTCCTGCTGGTGAATGAGTGGTTGGTTAAAGTGTTGCCGTCACTTCCTTCACGAACCGGGTGCAAGCACAGTTACACCTGGTTCAGCCATTGCACCGAGGCGACCGCCAGACCCGGCACCGCCAAGGAGTGGCAGCAGATATTTGCCCAGCTCGGCGCCAAGCTGGAGGCTGTCAACCTGGGTTGCTGTGGTATGGCGGGCACCTATGGCCACGAACTGGACAATCAGCAGGGCTCTCGTATGCTTTATGGTATGTCCTGGGAAGCGCAGGTGGCTCAGCGGCCACAGATGCAGATCCTGGTGTCCGGCTATTCCTGCCGCACCCAGGTGCAACGCTTCTCGGGTTTCAAGCCGCGCCATCCTCTGGAGGCGGTGCTGGAGCTGTTGCAAACACAGGAGTGA
- the ppsA gene encoding phosphoenolpyruvate synthase, translating to MQQYVLWYQELGMGDVNKVGGKNASLGEMISNLANAGVQVPGGFATTAHAFNEFLEQSGVNQKIYDILDTLDVDDVNALAKVGAQIRQWVIETPFQPELEQAIHEAYNKLSAETTDASFAVRSSATAEDMPDASFAGQQETFLNVKGYDAVLVAIKHVFASLFNDRAISYRVHQGYDHRGVALSAGVQRMVRSDKAASGVMFTIDTESGNDDVVFVTSSYGLGEMVVQGAVNPDEFYVHKPTLTSGHQAVVRRNIGSKLIQMVYSDDLSHGKQVKIEDVELANRRQFSISDAEVMELAKQAMIIEKHYGRPMDIEWAKDGNDGKLYIVQARPETVRSREDVQLIERYHLKSRGAVICEGRAIGHKVGSGVAKVLKSIDEMDKIQPGDVLVTDMTDPDWEPIMKRASAIVTNRGGRTCHAAIIARELGVPAVVGCGDVTDRIQNGQMVTVSCAEGDTGYIYDGKQEFEVVSSRVDAMPALPMKIMMNVGNPDRAFDFARLPNEGVGLARLEFIINRMIGIHPKALLEFNQQDAALQEEINEMIAGYESPVEYYIARLVEGIATIAAAFHPKKVIVRMSDFKSNEYANLVGGDRYEPEEENPMLGFRGASRYISESFRDCFALECEAIKRVRNEMGLKNVEIMIPFVRTLGEAEQVIELLKEEGLERGKDGLRVIMMCELPSNALLADKFLEHFDGFSIGSNDLTQLTLGLDRDSGIISHLFDERNEAVKALLAMAIKAAKAKGAYVGICGQGPSDHADFAAWLVEQGIDTVSLNPDTVIDTWLYLAEAHG from the coding sequence GTACCTGGCGGCTTTGCGACCACGGCTCATGCGTTCAATGAGTTTCTTGAGCAAAGTGGAGTTAACCAGAAGATTTATGACATTCTTGACACTCTGGACGTCGACGATGTCAATGCACTGGCAAAAGTGGGTGCACAGATCAGACAATGGGTGATTGAAACCCCATTCCAACCCGAACTCGAGCAGGCCATCCATGAGGCCTACAACAAGCTGTCAGCCGAGACCACAGACGCGTCCTTTGCGGTACGTTCTTCCGCAACCGCCGAAGACATGCCCGATGCCTCTTTCGCCGGTCAGCAGGAAACCTTCCTGAACGTTAAGGGTTACGATGCCGTGCTGGTGGCCATCAAGCACGTGTTTGCTTCACTGTTTAACGATCGCGCCATCTCCTACCGCGTGCACCAGGGCTACGATCACCGCGGTGTTGCCCTGTCTGCCGGCGTGCAGCGCATGGTACGCTCCGACAAGGCCGCTTCAGGCGTAATGTTCACCATAGACACCGAATCCGGTAACGACGATGTGGTGTTTGTGACTTCTTCCTACGGTCTGGGTGAAATGGTGGTGCAAGGCGCCGTTAACCCTGACGAATTCTACGTTCACAAGCCAACCCTGACCTCAGGCCATCAGGCCGTGGTGCGTCGCAACATTGGTTCCAAGCTTATCCAGATGGTCTACTCAGACGATCTTTCACACGGTAAGCAGGTCAAGATTGAAGACGTTGAGCTGGCCAACCGCCGCCAGTTCTCCATCAGCGATGCCGAAGTGATGGAACTGGCCAAGCAGGCCATGATCATCGAGAAGCACTACGGTCGTCCCATGGACATCGAGTGGGCCAAAGATGGCAACGACGGCAAGCTGTATATAGTACAGGCCCGTCCCGAGACTGTGCGTTCACGTGAAGACGTACAATTGATTGAGCGCTATCACCTCAAGAGCCGTGGCGCCGTGATCTGTGAAGGTCGCGCCATTGGTCACAAGGTCGGCAGCGGTGTTGCCAAGGTACTGAAGTCCATCGACGAGATGGACAAGATCCAACCCGGCGACGTGCTGGTGACCGACATGACCGACCCTGATTGGGAACCCATCATGAAGCGCGCCAGCGCCATCGTCACCAACCGTGGCGGTCGTACCTGCCACGCGGCCATCATCGCCCGTGAACTGGGCGTGCCAGCCGTTGTGGGGTGTGGTGATGTGACCGACCGTATTCAAAACGGCCAGATGGTGACCGTATCCTGCGCCGAAGGCGACACAGGCTACATCTACGATGGTAAGCAGGAGTTTGAAGTGGTTTCCAGCCGTGTGGATGCCATGCCCGCACTGCCGATGAAGATAATGATGAACGTGGGTAACCCCGACCGCGCCTTTGACTTCGCCCGTCTGCCAAACGAGGGCGTGGGTCTGGCCCGTCTGGAATTCATCATCAACCGCATGATAGGTATTCATCCCAAGGCGTTGCTGGAATTCAATCAGCAGGATGCGGCGCTGCAGGAAGAAATCAACGAGATGATCGCCGGTTACGAATCACCCGTTGAATACTATATCGCCCGTCTGGTGGAAGGTATTGCCACCATAGCCGCCGCCTTCCATCCGAAAAAGGTGATTGTGCGTATGTCTGACTTCAAGTCAAACGAGTACGCCAACCTGGTGGGTGGTGATCGCTACGAGCCCGAGGAAGAGAACCCCATGTTGGGCTTCCGCGGTGCCAGCCGTTATATCTCCGAGTCTTTCCGTGACTGTTTCGCCCTGGAATGTGAAGCCATCAAGCGCGTTCGCAACGAAATGGGTCTGAAAAACGTTGAGATCATGATCCCCTTCGTCCGCACCCTGGGTGAGGCCGAGCAGGTGATTGAACTGCTGAAGGAAGAAGGTCTGGAGCGTGGTAAAGACGGTCTGCGCGTCATTATGATGTGCGAACTGCCATCCAACGCCCTGTTGGCAGACAAGTTCCTGGAGCACTTCGATGGTTTCTCCATCGGCTCCAACGACCTGACTCAGCTGACCCTGGGTCTGGACCGCGACTCCGGCATCATCAGCCACCTGTTCGATGAGCGTAACGAAGCGGTTAAAGCGCTGCTGGCCATGGCCATCAAGGCCGCCAAGGCCAAGGGTGCCTACGTGGGTATCTGTGGTCAGGGCCCATCGGATCATGCCGACTTCGCCGCCTGGCTGGTGGAGCAGGGCATAGACACTGTGTCTTTGAACCCAGACACTGTAATCGACACCTGGCTGTACCTGGCTGAAGCCCACGGCTAA